The following coding sequences are from one Onychomys torridus chromosome 14, mOncTor1.1, whole genome shotgun sequence window:
- the Gpr135 gene encoding G-protein coupled receptor 135, which produces MEEQARPPGRPPASVALPGSAHPGGAASTATAAALSFSAVATVTLGNQSEAGRPEEAAGPRGPAPLLWHGAAVAAQALVLLLIFLLSSLGNCAVMGVIVKHRQLRTVTNAFILSLSLSDLLTALLCLPAAFLDLFAPPGDSGPWRSFCAASRFFSSCFGIVSTFSVALISLDRYCAIVRPPRDKLGRRRALQLLAGAWLAALGFSLPWELLRAPREPPAPQSFHRCLYRTSPDPAQLGAAYSVGLVVACYLLPFLLMCFCRYHICKTVRLSDVRVRPVTTYARVLRFFSDMRTATTVLIMIIFVICCWGPYCFLVLLAATRQGQATQAPSLLNVVAVWLTWANGAINPVIYAIRNPNISMLLGRNREEGYRTRNMDAFFPSHGLGLQARSRNHLQNGCASRLGACSRMPSSNPASGAGGEVVMWARKNPVLFFFREGPPDSVTAVGKQHKSETGDSSL; this is translated from the coding sequence ATGGAGGAGCAGGCGCGGCCCCCCGGCAGGCCGCCCGCGAGCGTGGCCTTACCAGGCAGCGCGCATCCGGGCGGGGCGGCTTCCACGGCCACCGCGGCCGCGCTGTCGTTCAGCGCCGTAGCCACGGTAACGCTGGGAAACCAGAGCGAGGCGGGCCGCCCGGAGGAGGCGGCGGGGCCTCGGGGACCCGCGCCGCTGCTGTGGCACGGGGCGGCGGTGGCCGCCCAGGCGCTGGTGCTCCTGCTCATCTTCCTGCTGTCTAGCCTGGGCAACTGCGCGGTGATGGGGGTGATCGTGAAGCACCGGCAGCTGCGCACGGTCACCAACGCTTTCATCCTGTCGTTGTCCCTGTCCGACCTGCTCACCGCGCTGCTCTGTCTACCCGCCGCTTTCCTAGACCTGTTCGCGCCTCCGGGAGACTCGGGGCCCTGGCGCAGCTTCTGCGCCGCCAGCCGCTTCTTCAGTTCGTGCTTTGGCATCGTGTCCACGTTCAGCGTGGCGCTCATCTCGCTGGACCGCTACTGCGCCATCGTGCGGCCGCCGCGCGACAAACTGGGCCGGCGGCGCGCGCTGCAGCTGCTGGCCGGTGCGTGGCTGGCTGCCCTCGGCTTCTCCCTGCCCTGGGAGCTGCTTCGGGCGCCCCGGGAGCCCCCGGCTCCGCAGAGCTTCCACCGCTGCCTTTACCGGACCTCTCCAGACCCCGCGCAGCTGGGCGCCGCCTACAGCGTGGGCTTGGTGGTGGCCTGCTACCTGCTGCCCTTCCTGCTGATGTGCTTCTGCCGCTACCACATCTGCAAGACCGTGCGCCTGTCGGACGTGCGCGTGCGGCCGGTGACCACCTACGCGCGCGTGCTGCGCTTCTTCAGCGACATGCGCACGGCCACCACCGTGCTCATCATGATTATCTTCGTCATCTGCTGCTGGGGCCCCTACTGCTTCCTGGTGCTTCTGGCTGCGACTCGGCAGGGTCAGGCCACTCAGGCCCCCTCGCTGCTCAATGTGGTGGCTGTCTGGCTGACGTGGGCCAATGGGGCTATCAACCCTGTCATCTACGCCATCCGCAACCCCAACATTTCTATGCTCCTAGGGCGCAACCGTGAGGAGGGGTACAGGACTAGGAACATGGATGCTTTTTTTCCCAGCCATGGCCTGGGTTTGCAGGCCAGAAGCCGCAATCATCTACAAAATGGCTGTGCCAGCAGGCTGGGGGCTTGTAGCAGGATGCCTTCCTCCAACCCGGCTAGTGGGGCAGGAGGGGAAGTGGTCATGTGGGCTCGCAAAAACCCAGTTCTGTTCTTCTTTCGAGAGGGACCACCAGATTCGGTTACGGCAGTGGGCAAACAGCACAAATCTGAAACCGGGGATAGTAGCCTCTAA